The following are from one region of the Juglans regia cultivar Chandler chromosome 10, Walnut 2.0, whole genome shotgun sequence genome:
- the LOC108983472 gene encoding probable terpene synthase 9 — MMEAIFFSLSSSCCVTLNCQRRVVLPQNRRRRSSSQGLIPMFPPMIVSKLHGLQAKPRRSANYHPTIWDPNLIQSLSTPYTYEFHSTRLEQLKQNAKCLLTSNNKDPCFLLKLIDTVQRLGVAYHFEKEIEVALNLCYPDLTTNLFQTALHFCIAREHGFPISSDVFERFRNRDGKLIHDGLSRDMEGLLALYEASRLGMHGENILEEFKDFSTKSLISLMEKLDSNSAIQVKESLEIPLHWRMSRVEARNFIDVYQKDTTKSLTLLQLAMLDYNLVQSVYQQELKELARWWRDLGFKDKLPFSRDRLMENFLWAMGIVSEPQFSKCRIGLTKFVCILTAIDDMYDVYGSLDELECFTDAVNRWPEMKAMENLPEYMKTCYVAMHNFASEILFDVIQSHGLDLSPHIREAWANLCRSYFVEAQWFSRGYTPTLDEYLENAWISVGGPAAILHAYVLLGCGSITKESLDCLKHGCGLIYWASLITRLSDDLGTAEAESKRGDVAKSIQCYMVQESVSKEEAQNHIKSLINYSWKKMNEESAKNSLPKSIVKMSLNMARTAHFIFRYGDGIGTSNGFMKDHLTSLIVKPIPFE, encoded by the exons ATGATGGAGGCAATATTTTTCTCCCTCTCCAGCTCATGTTGCGTTACTCTTAACTGCCAAAGACGCGTAGTTTTGCCAcagaatagaagaagaagaagcagcagccAAGGACTAATTCCAATGTTTCCCCCCATGATTGTCTCAAAGCTCCATGGATTACAAGCAAAACCACGGAGATCAGCGAATTATCATCCTACCATTTGGGACCCCAACCTCATTCAGTCCTTGAGTACTCCCTACACT TATGAGTTCCACTCGACCCGATTGGAGCAGTTGAAACAAAATGCTAAGTGCTTGCTTACATCCAATAATAAAGACCCCTGTTTCCTGCTAAAGCTTATTGACACAGTGCAGCGGTTAGGAGTGGCTTACCACtttgaaaaggagattgaagTAGCTCTCAATCTCTGTTACCCAGATCTCACTACCAATCTTTTCCAGACTGCTTTGCACTTTTGTATTGCAAGAGAACACGGTTTTCCAATTAGCTCAG ATGTGTTCGAAAGATTTCGAAACAGAGATGGAAAATTAATACATGACGGTTTAAGCAGGGACATGGAGGGACTTTTGGCTTTATATGAAGCCTCTCGCCTAGGAATGcatggagaaaatattttggaagAGTTTAAGGATTTTAGTACCAAAAGCCTGATATCGTTAATGGAAAAACTGGATAGTAATTCTGCTATACAAGTGAAAGAGTCACTGGAAATACCCCTACATTGGAGGATGTCTAGAGTTGAAGCTCGTAACTTCATTGATGTGTATCAGAAGGATACTACAAAGAGCTTGACTTTGCTTCAGCTGGCTATGTTGGATTACAACTTAGTGCAATCTGTATATCAGCAAGAACTTAAGGAGTTAGCAAG GTGGTGGAGAGATTTGGGTTTCAAAGATAAGCTACCCTTTTCAAGGGACAGGTTGATGGAGAACTTTTTGTGGGCAATGGGGATTGTTTCTGAGCCACAGTTCTCAAAGTGCAGGATAGGCCTCACCAAATTCGTATGCATATTAACAGCTATTGATGACATGTACGATGTATATGGATCTCTGGATGAGCTTGAATGCTTTACTGATGCTGTGAATCG ATGGCCGGAAATGAAGGCAATGGAGAATCTTCCCGAGTACATGAAGACTTGCTATGTTGCCATGCATAACTTTGCAAGTGAAATACTCTTTGATGTCATCCAAAGTCATGGATTGGATCTTTCACCCCACATTCGAGAAGCG TGGGCAAATCTTTGCAGATCTTATTTCGTTGAAGCTCAGTGGTTTTCCCGTGGATACACTCCAACTTTGGACGAGTACCTAGAAAATGCATGGATTTCTGTTGGTGGTCCTGCAGCCATTCTCCATGcctatgttctgcttggctgcGGTAGCATAACAAAAGAGTCACTTGATTGTCTCAAGCATGGCTGTGGGCTAATATATTGGGCATCTCTTATAACTCGATTAAGTGATGATTTAGGGACTGCAGAG GCTGAAAGTAAGAGAGGTGATGTGGCAAAATCCATCCAGTGCTACATGGTACAGGAAAGTGTATCCAAAGAAGAAGCTCAAAATCACATAAAGAGCTTAATCAACTATTCatggaaaaaaatgaatgaggAGAGTGCCAAAAACTCCCTTCCAAAATCGATTGTAAAGATGTCATTGAACATGGCGCGCACTGCTCATTTCATCTTCCGATATGGAGATGGTATTGGAACGTCAAACGGCTTTATGAAAGATCATTTAACCTCTTTGATTGTCAAACCTATCCCTTTTGAAtga